In one window of Tenrec ecaudatus isolate mTenEca1 chromosome 3, mTenEca1.hap1, whole genome shotgun sequence DNA:
- the LOC142442564 gene encoding uncharacterized protein LOC142442564 produces MFCSFIETQKDDDHLLEHLPCERCMDRIEQCYKFNTYSQHKNNFPLKETYEMFGLHEKIIKSNLIILELNQNRSNKIHKSVVLSEDEKTFLHIEQEQFRTEMKFPECEPPRLMKSQCSQHQDCDEIEKPHTGDKCGTAFIEDSVLYEQQIIDVLDKTYECSQCGQIFKKMFKLNEHYQKSHEGQKLGKCLQCGKTFHSVSCLKGHQEPHVAAMSYVCSECRKGFTRKSDLTAPQQIHNGEKPHVCGECEKAFLRKSKLTVHQLTHTGEKPHVCGECGKAFFRKDGLTVHHQTHTGEKPHVCGECGKGFLRKTVLTVHQRTHTGEKPHICGKTFIRRNDLTVHQQTHTGEKPHVCGECGKAFIRKSMLTVHQQTHLGEKPCVCAEYGKAFIRKSKRSVHQRIHTGEKSHVCDQCGKAFLRKDVLTSHQRTHTGGKPHVCGECGKGFSQKGALTVHQRTHTGEKPHVCGECGKAYIQKISLTFHQRTHNGEKPHVCDECGKGFMHKCTLTVHQRTHTGEKSHVCSQCGKAFLRKDGLTVHQRTHTGEKPHVCGECGKAFIQKISLTVHQRTHTGEKPHVCGECGKCFIQKTALTVHQLIHTGEKSHVCSQCGKAFIRKDRLTVHQRTHTGEKHHVCGHCGKGFMQKTALTVHQRIHTGEKSHVCNQVEKSSSGRMDSLFISELILERNPMFVDNVEKSSSQRLLSLFISELIREKSHVCSQCGKAFLRKDGLTVHQRTHTGEKPQCMW; encoded by the coding sequence atgttctgttcttttatagaaacccagaaagatgatgatcatttgcttgagcacttgccatgtgaaagatgcatggacagaatagaacaatgctataaatttaatacatattctcagcataaaaataattttcctctaaaggaaacttatgagatgtttggattacatgaaaaaattataaaatcaaatttaatcattctagaattaaatcagaacagaagcaacaaaatccacaagtcagttgtgctcagtgaagatgagaaaacttttctccacattgaacaagagcaatttcgtactgaaatgaaattccctgagtgtgaaccacccaggctcatgaagtcacaatgcagtcagcatcaggattgtgatgaaattgagaaaccacacacaggcgataaatgtggaacagccttcatcgaggactctgtgctctatgagcaGCAGATTATTGATGtactagataagacctatgaatgtagtcagtgtgggcaaatattcaagaaaatgttcaaactcaatgaacattatcaaaaaagtcatgaaggacaaaagctaggaaaatgcttgcaatgtgggaaaacttttcacagtgtatcatgcctcaagggacatcaggaacctcatgtggcagcaatgtcctatgtatgcagtgaatgtaggaaaggcttcaccaggaagagtgatCTGACTGCTCCTCAGCAAATTCAtaatggagagaaaccccacgtatgtggtgaatgtgaaaAAGCATTTCTCAGGAAGAGtaagcttactgttcatcagctaactcatactggagagaaaccccatgtatgtggtgaatgtggaaaagcctttttcaGGAAAGATGGTCTTACTGTTCACCACCAAACTCATACTGGTGAGaagccccatgtatgtggtgaatgtggaaaaggctttctcAGGAAGActgttctcactgttcatcagcgaactcatactggagagaaaccccacatatgtggaaAAACTTTTATCAGGAGGAATGATCTCACTgtgcatcagcaaactcatactggagagaaaccccacgtatgtggtgaatgtggaaaagcgtttatcagaaagagtatgcttactgttcatcagcaaactcatcttGGAGAGAAACCCTGTGTATGTGCTGAatatggaaaagcttttatcaggaagagtaAGCGTAGtgttcatcagcgaattcatactggagagaaatcccatgtatgtgatcaatgtggaaaagcctttctcaggaaggatgttctcactagtcatcagcgaactcatactggagggaaaccccatgtatgtggtgaatgtggcaaaggctttagccagaagggtgctctcactgttcatcagcgaactcatactggagagaaaccccatgtatgtggtgaatgtggcaaagcctatatccagaagatttctctcacttttcatcagcgaactcataatggagagaaaccccatgtatgtgatgaatgtggcaaaggctttatgcaCAAGTgtactctcactgttcatcagcgaactcatactggagagaaatcccatgtatgtagtcaatgtggaaaagccttcctcAGGAAGGATggactcactgttcatcagcgaactcatactggagagaaacctcatgtatgtggtgaatgtggcaaagcctttatccagaagatttctctcactgttcatcagagaactcatactggagagaaaccccatgtatgtggtgaatgtggcaaatgctttatccagaagactgctctcactgttcatcagctaattcatactggagagaaatcccatgtatgtagtcaatgtggaaaagccttcattAGGAAGGATagactcactgttcatcagcgaactcatactggagagaaacaccatgtatgtggtcattgtggcaaaggctttatgcagaagactgctctcactgttcatcagcgaattcatactggagagaaatcccatgtatgtaatCAAGTGGAAAAGTCTTCCTCAGGAAGGATggactcactgttcatcagcgaactcatactggagagaaatcccatgtttgTAGATAATGTGGAAAAGTCTTCATCacaaagactgctctcactgttcatcagcgaactcataagagagaaatcccatgtatgtagtcaatgtggaaaagccttcctcAGGAAGGATGGACTCacagttcatcagcgaactcatactggagagaaaccccaatgtatgtggtga